From a single Prochlorococcus sp. MIT 0603 genomic region:
- a CDS encoding DUF309 domain-containing protein, with product MKRFSDDDLEFQHAVDLFNNQDWYIAHDAFEDIWHNTLGFERITVQAILQIAVAQIHLSNENLSGATILYGEAFGRLKNNKAHDLGLDMKSLMNVVEKRLKLLQEGEMLEKCSEPKLIKRII from the coding sequence ATGAAGAGATTTTCAGATGATGATCTTGAATTTCAACATGCTGTAGATTTGTTTAATAATCAAGACTGGTATATAGCCCATGATGCATTCGAGGACATATGGCATAATACACTTGGCTTTGAAAGAATAACAGTACAGGCTATTTTACAAATAGCGGTTGCTCAAATTCATCTCTCAAATGAGAATCTTTCTGGAGCAACAATCCTATATGGAGAAGCTTTTGGACGTTTAAAAAATAACAAAGCACATGATTTAGGATTAGATATGAAAAGCCTGATGAATGTTGTTGAGAAAAGACTTAAATTATTGCAAGAGGGTGAGATGCTAGAGAAATGTTCTGAGCCTAAACTTATTAAAAGAATAATTTAA
- the lptB gene encoding LPS export ABC transporter ATP-binding protein, which translates to MSLVLDHVSLALQGKVLASEISLQVKPGEVVGLLGPNGAGKTTTFNLSIGQLSPDSGRVLLDDREVTGLSMTYRARLGIGYLPQEASVFRNLSVKENLDIALSQSFPNRLHRRMRREQIINEFNLTNFIDRSGYKLSGGERRRCEVARALALGRKGPKFLLLDEPFAGVDPMAVVDLQNLIQKLRMGGMGILITDHNVRETLAITDRSYILSDGRILASGTSSQISNNPLVKTHYLGEGFKL; encoded by the coding sequence ATGAGCCTTGTTCTTGACCATGTTTCATTAGCTCTGCAAGGAAAGGTGCTCGCTTCAGAAATTTCTTTGCAGGTCAAACCTGGAGAAGTTGTAGGGCTTTTGGGGCCTAACGGAGCTGGTAAGACTACTACCTTTAATTTATCTATTGGCCAATTGTCTCCTGACTCTGGACGTGTGCTTTTGGATGATCGTGAAGTCACAGGATTGTCTATGACTTATAGGGCTCGTTTGGGAATTGGATATCTTCCCCAAGAGGCTAGTGTTTTTAGAAATCTTTCTGTAAAGGAAAACCTTGACATCGCGCTTTCCCAAAGCTTTCCAAATCGCTTGCATCGTCGAATGCGTAGGGAACAAATAATTAATGAATTCAATTTAACCAACTTCATAGATCGATCTGGCTATAAGCTTTCTGGTGGAGAAAGGAGACGTTGTGAAGTCGCAAGAGCTCTAGCCTTAGGACGCAAAGGACCAAAGTTTTTGCTTCTTGACGAACCTTTTGCGGGTGTTGATCCTATGGCAGTCGTTGATTTGCAGAATCTTATACAAAAATTACGTATGGGGGGAATGGGTATTCTTATTACTGATCACAATGTTCGGGAGACATTGGCAATTACAGATCGTTCTTATATTCTTAGTGATGGAAGGATACTTGCTTCTGGTACTTCCTCTCAAATTTCAAATAATCCTTTAGTAAAGACTCATTACTTAGGAGAGGGATTTAAACTTTGA
- a CDS encoding LptF/LptG family permease yields MSKWRLIPLLDRWLIKELLPPFFFAISAFTVVSLSVGVMLDLVRKIVESGLSLKFAAQVFLLKLPSFLVISFPMAILMSTLLTYSRLSSNSEIKALKSIGISTKRIIASALALGILMTGITFLFNDLIVPSANKNAQATLRKGLGVSIHSDFVNDIMYSRFGKIVDPVSNNSIEGMTHLFYAKEFQNGQMIDVTVLDLSRLGYKQMLVARKAFWNNSDGNWEFEDGKILTMSPNGGSTSISFENYVYPLDSGPNKIAEIPKDANYMTLSDAYKAEELYRLSGNVKEARRMKVRIQEKFTLPMACIVFSLIGGSLACRSNAKASQSQGFALSIILILLYYILSFSFSSLGIAGTISPVVGAWSPIVISISGGLYLLNKASV; encoded by the coding sequence TTGTCTAAATGGAGATTAATACCATTGCTTGATAGGTGGCTGATTAAGGAATTGTTGCCACCTTTCTTTTTCGCAATATCTGCTTTTACGGTCGTATCTTTATCAGTAGGCGTAATGCTTGATTTGGTTAGAAAAATAGTAGAATCAGGTCTGTCATTAAAATTTGCTGCCCAAGTCTTTCTTCTCAAGTTGCCTAGCTTTCTTGTAATATCTTTTCCAATGGCAATCCTAATGTCTACTTTACTTACATATAGTAGGCTTTCTTCTAATAGTGAGATTAAGGCGTTAAAAAGTATTGGTATATCAACAAAGAGAATAATTGCTTCTGCATTAGCTCTTGGAATATTGATGACGGGAATAACTTTTCTATTTAATGATTTAATTGTCCCTTCAGCCAATAAAAATGCTCAAGCAACTCTCCGAAAAGGTCTCGGAGTTTCTATTCATTCGGATTTTGTTAATGACATTATGTATTCCCGTTTTGGCAAGATCGTTGACCCTGTTTCTAATAATTCAATTGAAGGAATGACACATTTATTTTATGCAAAGGAGTTTCAGAATGGCCAAATGATTGATGTAACTGTTTTGGATCTTTCTAGGTTGGGTTATAAGCAAATGTTAGTAGCAAGGAAGGCTTTCTGGAATAATTCTGATGGTAATTGGGAATTTGAGGATGGTAAAATACTTACTATGTCTCCTAATGGTGGTTCTACTTCTATTAGTTTTGAGAATTATGTTTATCCTTTGGACTCTGGCCCAAATAAAATAGCGGAAATACCAAAGGATGCTAATTACATGACTTTATCGGATGCTTATAAAGCTGAGGAATTATATAGATTATCAGGAAATGTTAAAGAAGCCAGGCGAATGAAAGTTCGTATTCAGGAGAAATTTACATTACCGATGGCTTGCATAGTCTTTAGTTTAATAGGAGGTTCACTAGCATGTAGGTCAAATGCAAAAGCAAGTCAAAGCCAAGGATTTGCTTTAAGTATAATTTTAATTCTTTTGTATTACATATTAAGTTTTTCTTTTAGCTCTTTAGGTATTGCTGGGACAATAAGCCCTGTTGTAGGGGCTTGGTCTCCAATAGTTATTTCCATATCAGGGGGGCTTTATTTACTAAATAAAGCAAGTGTTTAG
- the ccsB gene encoding c-type cytochrome biogenesis protein CcsB: protein MSLLFFESYLSDPVIALGSLAFLLLLISLPIALWNIGEKISSPVIRLFVSIANFVLTAQLILRWWQSGHFPISNLYESLCFLVWGFTLTQLLIERILPSPLIQGILTPISLLTIAFASFALPDELQVASPLVPALKSSWLIMHVTVIMCSYAALILGSLLSFAVLITNDGRGLQLRGNSMGIGALRDGNQNNTLIESVENISPIVFSQSEQIDNLSYRVISLGFLLLTFGLISGAVWANQAWGSWWSWDPKETWALISWLVYAAYLHTRLSRGWQGRRPAVIAIFGFFIILICYIGVNLLGIGLHSYGWFL, encoded by the coding sequence ATGAGTTTATTGTTTTTTGAATCATATCTTTCGGATCCAGTAATAGCATTGGGTTCCTTAGCTTTTTTATTGCTTTTAATATCTTTACCAATAGCTTTATGGAACATTGGAGAAAAAATAAGCTCTCCTGTTATTCGTTTATTTGTTTCTATAGCCAACTTTGTTTTAACAGCACAGTTAATTCTCAGATGGTGGCAGTCCGGACACTTCCCCATAAGTAATCTTTATGAATCCTTATGCTTTCTAGTATGGGGATTTACACTGACCCAACTTTTGATTGAACGAATACTACCCTCTCCTTTAATTCAGGGCATTCTTACGCCTATTTCTCTATTAACAATTGCTTTCGCTAGTTTTGCTTTGCCTGATGAGCTTCAGGTTGCATCACCTTTAGTACCTGCACTCAAATCAAGTTGGCTGATTATGCATGTAACTGTCATTATGTGTAGTTATGCTGCATTAATTCTAGGTTCTTTACTTTCATTTGCAGTTTTAATTACAAATGATGGGAGGGGTCTTCAGCTAAGAGGCAATTCAATGGGGATAGGTGCTTTACGTGATGGAAATCAAAATAATACTTTAATTGAAAGTGTTGAAAATATTAGCCCAATTGTTTTCTCTCAATCTGAACAAATTGACAATCTAAGTTATAGAGTAATATCTCTTGGTTTTTTGCTTCTGACTTTTGGGTTAATAAGTGGAGCTGTTTGGGCAAATCAGGCATGGGGAAGTTGGTGGAGTTGGGATCCTAAAGAAACATGGGCTTTGATTTCATGGCTTGTTTATGCAGCATATCTTCATACAAGATTAAGCAGAGGTTGGCAGGGTAGAAGACCTGCTGTTATTGCTATTTTTGGTTTTTTTATAATACTTATATGTTATATAGGTGTAAATCTTCTTGGAATTGGTCTGCATAGCTATGGATGGTTTCTATAG
- the rpe gene encoding ribulose-phosphate 3-epimerase — protein MSSTSTAAHRQIQIIPSVLPADWANMGQCVKDLESAGVDRIQFDVMDGNFVPNLTFGPEMISACRKYCNVPFETQLMVSQYNCETMLEAYVNASKGPNNEPGVVIAHVEANVHLHRILGRIRQLGGSPSVALNPHTPMEMVKDVLDMVDHVLVMTVNPGFGGQAYIPTMINKIKDLRKIIIENNYDIDIEVDGGIKADWTISQCCAAGANCFIAGSGMFAYPSLKEGCDALRKVAKDAQNGNTLEKS, from the coding sequence ATGAGTTCAACAAGTACAGCTGCACATCGACAAATACAGATCATTCCATCTGTTTTACCTGCTGATTGGGCAAACATGGGGCAATGCGTAAAAGACCTTGAGAGCGCAGGAGTTGATCGAATTCAATTCGATGTAATGGATGGGAATTTTGTACCAAATTTAACCTTTGGTCCAGAAATGATCTCAGCATGCAGAAAGTACTGCAATGTCCCATTTGAGACACAACTCATGGTCAGTCAATATAACTGCGAGACAATGCTTGAGGCTTATGTAAATGCAAGTAAAGGACCAAATAACGAGCCTGGTGTTGTTATTGCTCATGTCGAAGCAAACGTTCACCTACATCGAATACTAGGAAGAATCCGTCAACTAGGGGGGTCTCCATCTGTTGCACTAAACCCCCATACCCCAATGGAAATGGTTAAAGACGTATTAGATATGGTTGATCATGTACTAGTTATGACGGTTAACCCTGGCTTTGGTGGTCAAGCTTATATCCCAACAATGATTAACAAAATAAAGGATCTTAGAAAAATAATTATTGAGAATAACTATGACATTGACATTGAAGTAGATGGGGGAATTAAAGCAGATTGGACAATTTCTCAATGTTGCGCGGCTGGTGCCAATTGCTTTATTGCAGGTAGTGGAATGTTTGCATATCCATCCCTAAAAGAAGGCTGTGATGCACTTAGGAAAGTTGCTAAAGATGCCCAGAATGGCAATACTTTAGAAAAGAGTTAA
- the glpX gene encoding class II fructose-bisphosphatase, with protein sequence MDRTLIQEILEVVEQAAIASAELTGLGKKDEADAAAVEAMRKRMGTIQMQGRIVIGEGERDEAPMLYIGEEVGSGSGPGVDFAVDPCEGTNLCANNQRGSMAVLAASDRGGLFNAPDFYMKKLAAPPAAKGKVDIRKSATENINILSHTLGMAISELTIVVMDRARHKDLIAEIRSTGARVQPISDGDVQAAIACGFAGTGTHCLMGIGAAPEGVISAAAMRALGGHFQGQLVYDPAIAMTSEWADYTKEGNISRLNEMGITDIDRIYEANELASGDNVVFAGSGITDGLLFNGVKFEKDCTRTSSLVISTLDDTARFTNTVHIKDGAKSIALH encoded by the coding sequence GTGGATCGCACTCTAATTCAGGAAATTCTCGAAGTTGTCGAACAGGCAGCTATAGCTTCTGCCGAACTAACAGGTTTGGGAAAAAAAGATGAAGCTGATGCAGCAGCAGTCGAGGCTATGCGAAAAAGAATGGGGACAATTCAGATGCAGGGGAGGATAGTTATCGGGGAAGGAGAGAGAGATGAGGCCCCAATGCTTTATATCGGTGAAGAGGTTGGAAGTGGTTCGGGCCCTGGTGTTGACTTTGCTGTAGATCCATGTGAGGGCACTAACCTTTGCGCTAATAATCAACGGGGCTCAATGGCTGTTCTGGCTGCTTCAGATAGAGGTGGTTTGTTTAATGCCCCCGACTTTTATATGAAGAAGCTTGCAGCCCCACCTGCTGCTAAAGGGAAAGTAGATATCCGCAAGTCTGCTACTGAAAATATCAATATTCTTAGTCACACTCTAGGTATGGCTATTAGTGAATTAACAATCGTGGTAATGGATAGGGCTAGGCATAAAGATTTAATTGCTGAAATTCGATCTACAGGTGCACGTGTTCAGCCGATTTCAGATGGAGACGTTCAAGCAGCAATTGCATGTGGCTTTGCTGGCACAGGTACACATTGTCTTATGGGCATTGGAGCAGCGCCTGAAGGCGTTATTTCAGCTGCTGCGATGAGAGCACTTGGTGGTCATTTTCAAGGGCAATTGGTCTATGATCCTGCTATTGCAATGACAAGTGAGTGGGCTGATTATACAAAAGAAGGCAATATTTCTAGGCTTAATGAAATGGGAATTACAGATATCGACAGGATCTACGAAGCTAATGAACTTGCTTCAGGTGATAATGTTGTTTTTGCAGGTAGTGGAATTACCGATGGACTTTTATTTAATGGAGTCAAGTTTGAAAAAGACTGTACTAGAACAAGTAGTCTTGTCATAAGTACTCTTGATGATACAGCGAGGTTTACTAATACAGTTCACATTAAAGATGGTGCAAAGAGTATTGCCTTGCATTGA
- a CDS encoding glutamyl-tRNA reductase gives MNIAVVGLSHRTAPVEVREKLSISDEHIKGSFESLKSKEQVLEVAILSTCNRLEIYALVKNQELGISAIKEFLTKHSGLSQNKLYPHLFNFNQSEAVNHLMRVSGGLDSLVLGEGQILSQVKKMVRLGQEHQSIGPIFNRLLTQAVSTGKRVRSETNLGTGAVSISSAAVELAQLKLGQSLGKDQLITLESEKVTVIGAGRMSRLLLQHLQSKGCSKLTLLNRTLKRAQSLASDFPELEVTCSLLDDLENSLQLSTLVFTSTASESPIINADLLRKFKRKKVLRLIDIGVPRNISSDVSELDGFEAHDVDDLQEVVARNQDARQQMALEAEALINDEARIFLEWWASLEAVPTINRLRSGLESIRKEELQKALSRMGPDFSARERKVVEALSKGIINKILHTPVTNLRAPQSSSQRKEALKLVEALFNLGVSEKDQ, from the coding sequence ATGAACATTGCTGTTGTCGGTCTTAGTCATCGGACAGCACCTGTTGAAGTCCGAGAAAAACTCAGTATTTCTGATGAGCATATAAAAGGATCTTTTGAATCATTAAAATCAAAGGAACAAGTTCTTGAAGTGGCTATTCTTAGTACTTGCAATAGACTTGAAATATATGCCTTAGTTAAGAATCAAGAGTTAGGGATTTCTGCAATAAAGGAATTCCTAACTAAGCATTCTGGCTTAAGTCAGAATAAGTTGTACCCTCATTTATTTAACTTTAATCAATCAGAAGCTGTAAATCATTTAATGAGAGTTTCAGGTGGATTAGATAGCTTAGTTTTGGGCGAAGGACAAATACTTTCTCAAGTAAAAAAGATGGTTCGTTTAGGGCAAGAGCATCAATCTATAGGACCTATTTTTAATCGTTTACTTACTCAAGCTGTTAGTACTGGGAAAAGGGTTCGTTCTGAAACGAATTTAGGTACAGGTGCAGTATCTATTAGCTCAGCAGCTGTTGAACTGGCTCAACTTAAGTTAGGGCAATCATTGGGAAAAGATCAGTTGATCACTCTGGAATCTGAGAAAGTCACAGTAATTGGTGCAGGGAGGATGAGTCGACTTCTCTTGCAACACCTTCAGTCTAAAGGATGCTCTAAATTGACCCTTTTAAATAGAACTTTAAAGAGAGCGCAATCACTTGCTTCTGACTTCCCTGAATTAGAAGTTACATGCTCGCTTTTAGATGACCTAGAGAATTCACTTCAGTTATCAACTTTGGTTTTTACTAGTACAGCATCTGAATCACCAATTATTAATGCTGATCTTCTAAGGAAATTCAAAAGAAAAAAAGTTTTGCGATTAATTGATATTGGTGTCCCAAGGAATATTTCATCTGATGTTTCTGAGCTTGATGGCTTTGAGGCTCATGATGTAGATGATTTGCAAGAAGTAGTTGCCCGAAATCAGGATGCTCGTCAGCAAATGGCTCTTGAGGCAGAGGCTTTGATTAATGATGAGGCAAGAATCTTCTTGGAATGGTGGGCGAGTTTAGAGGCAGTACCAACAATCAACCGCTTAAGATCTGGTTTGGAATCAATACGAAAGGAAGAATTGCAGAAAGCTTTAAGTCGTATGGGACCAGATTTTTCTGCTAGGGAAAGGAAGGTTGTTGAAGCATTAAGCAAAGGCATTATTAATAAGATCCTTCATACTCCTGTAACAAATTTAAGAGCACCTCAGTCAAGCTCTCAAAGGAAAGAAGCCCTGAAGTTAGTTGAAGCCCTTTTTAATCTTGGTGTTTCAGAGAAAGATCAATAG
- a CDS encoding glucose-1-phosphate adenylyltransferase, protein MKRVLAIILGGGKGSRLYPLTKMRAKPAVPLAGKYRLIDIPISNCINSNITKMYVLTQFNSASLNRHLAQTYNLSSPFAQGFVEVLAAQQTPESPSWFEGTADAVRKYQWLFQEWDVDEYLILSGDQLYRMDYSLFVNHHRETGADLTVAALPVDSMQAEGFGLMRTDRDGNIKEFKEKPSGEALKAMAVDTSRFGLSKESAKDRPYLASMGIYVFSRATLFDLLNKHPSHKDFGKEVIPEALNRGDVLKSYVFDDYWEDIGTIGAFYESNLALTQQPKPPFSFYDEKFPIYTRARYLPPSKLVDAQITDSIVGEGSILKSCSIHHCVLGVRSRIETDVVLQDSLVMGSDFYESGEERDALRKGGGIPLGVGKGTTVKRAILDKNTRIGDNVTIINKDNVEEADRSDQGFYIRNGIVVVVKNASITDGTII, encoded by the coding sequence ATGAAGAGAGTACTGGCCATCATTCTTGGAGGAGGAAAAGGGTCACGCCTATATCCCTTAACAAAAATGAGAGCTAAGCCTGCAGTTCCTTTAGCAGGTAAATATCGTTTGATAGATATCCCCATAAGTAACTGTATTAATTCGAACATCACCAAGATGTACGTTTTAACTCAGTTTAATTCTGCTTCACTTAATAGGCACTTAGCACAAACTTATAACTTAAGTTCTCCTTTCGCTCAGGGTTTTGTTGAAGTATTGGCTGCTCAACAGACTCCTGAAAGTCCATCATGGTTTGAGGGGACAGCAGATGCTGTAAGAAAATATCAGTGGTTATTCCAGGAATGGGATGTTGATGAATACTTGATTTTGTCAGGGGATCAACTTTATAGAATGGATTACAGCTTGTTTGTAAACCATCATCGTGAAACTGGAGCTGATTTGACTGTTGCTGCCCTTCCTGTGGATTCTATGCAAGCTGAAGGGTTTGGATTAATGCGTACTGATCGTGATGGAAATATTAAAGAGTTCAAAGAGAAGCCTAGTGGTGAAGCTCTTAAGGCAATGGCCGTAGATACTTCTCGTTTTGGCCTTAGCAAAGAATCTGCAAAAGATAGGCCATACTTGGCTTCAATGGGCATATATGTTTTTAGTAGGGCTACTTTGTTTGATCTTCTTAATAAACACCCCTCTCATAAAGACTTTGGCAAGGAAGTTATACCAGAAGCATTAAACAGAGGTGATGTTCTTAAGAGTTATGTTTTTGATGATTATTGGGAAGATATTGGAACTATTGGGGCTTTCTACGAATCAAACTTGGCTTTAACTCAGCAACCTAAACCTCCTTTTAGTTTTTATGATGAGAAATTCCCTATTTATACTCGTGCAAGGTACTTGCCACCATCTAAATTAGTTGATGCTCAAATAACCGATTCTATTGTTGGAGAAGGATCTATTCTTAAATCGTGCAGCATTCATCATTGTGTTTTAGGTGTTAGAAGTAGAATTGAGACTGATGTTGTTTTGCAGGATTCCCTCGTAATGGGATCTGATTTTTATGAGTCAGGAGAAGAAAGAGACGCTTTAAGGAAAGGAGGTGGCATACCTCTTGGCGTTGGAAAAGGAACAACTGTTAAACGTGCGATTTTGGATAAGAACACGCGTATTGGGGATAATGTCACAATAATCAATAAAGATAATGTTGAAGAAGCAGATAGATCTGATCAAGGCTTTTACATACGTAATGGAATTGTTGTTGTTGTAAAGAATGCAAGTATTACTGATGGAACTATTATTTGA
- the gndA gene encoding NADP-dependent phosphogluconate dehydrogenase has protein sequence MAKAHFGLIGLGVMGENLVLNAERNGFSSVVYNRTYSKTEAFLKGRGASKSIAGAIDLKDFVNKLERPRRILMMVKAGAATDAVIQQISPFLEKGDLLIDGGNSLFSDTERRVAELESKSFGYIGMGVSGGSKGALEGPSMMPGGTKASYEAIEKLLTKMAAQVEDGPCVAYMGPGGSGHFVKTVHNGIEYGIEQILAESYDLMKRVSRINCDEISKVFGLWNRSEELSSYLVEITEICLKTKDPEDGSDLVEKIIDKAGQKGTGLWTVISALELGAAVPTIYASLNARVMSSIKSQRENGEIILGSPIVKSFDLGSPSDGMSPIMDAVVLSTIASYAQGIEILRLASEEYSYSLQIPSIAQIWKGGCIIRSTLLRRIQDAFIADSELPNLLLDPWFSDQVSRRLPGLTKVVSIAAQAGVPVPCFSSTLDYINSYRTSRLPQNLVQAMRDCFGSHTYERIDKEGSFHTDWVE, from the coding sequence ATGGCCAAGGCACATTTTGGGTTGATTGGTCTTGGAGTTATGGGAGAGAATCTCGTACTTAATGCAGAAAGGAATGGCTTTTCTAGCGTTGTTTATAACCGTACTTATTCAAAAACAGAAGCTTTCCTGAAAGGTAGAGGCGCTTCCAAATCAATTGCAGGAGCAATTGATTTAAAGGATTTTGTAAACAAATTAGAGCGACCAAGAAGGATTTTGATGATGGTCAAAGCAGGTGCTGCGACTGATGCTGTTATTCAGCAAATCTCTCCTTTTTTGGAGAAGGGTGACCTTTTGATAGACGGTGGTAACTCTTTGTTTTCTGACACAGAAAGAAGAGTTGCTGAATTAGAGAGTAAAAGTTTTGGCTATATCGGAATGGGTGTTTCTGGTGGATCAAAAGGTGCCTTGGAAGGTCCAAGTATGATGCCTGGTGGCACAAAAGCTTCTTATGAGGCTATAGAAAAGTTGTTGACTAAAATGGCAGCACAAGTAGAAGATGGACCCTGTGTTGCTTATATGGGGCCAGGTGGATCAGGACATTTTGTTAAGACTGTACATAATGGAATTGAATATGGAATTGAACAAATATTGGCTGAAAGTTATGACCTAATGAAAAGAGTGTCACGGATTAATTGCGATGAAATTTCTAAGGTTTTTGGTTTATGGAATCGCAGTGAGGAACTTTCTTCTTACCTTGTTGAAATCACTGAGATTTGTTTGAAAACTAAAGACCCAGAAGATGGGTCTGACTTGGTTGAGAAGATAATAGATAAGGCTGGTCAGAAAGGTACTGGCTTATGGACTGTTATAAGTGCACTGGAATTAGGTGCAGCTGTTCCGACTATTTATGCATCCCTTAATGCAAGAGTTATGAGTTCCATTAAATCTCAAAGAGAAAATGGTGAAATTATTTTGGGCTCTCCAATTGTAAAAAGCTTTGATTTAGGTTCACCATCAGACGGCATGTCTCCGATTATGGACGCAGTAGTTTTGTCGACTATTGCAAGTTATGCACAAGGCATAGAAATTTTGCGCTTGGCATCTGAAGAATATAGTTATAGTCTTCAGATCCCTTCCATTGCTCAGATTTGGAAAGGCGGTTGCATAATACGATCTACTCTTTTGAGACGAATACAAGATGCTTTTATTGCTGACTCTGAATTACCTAACTTGTTATTAGATCCTTGGTTCAGTGACCAAGTTTCCAGAAGATTGCCAGGTCTTACGAAAGTAGTCTCTATTGCCGCACAGGCTGGCGTACCGGTCCCATGTTTTAGTAGCACGCTTGATTATATAAATAGTTATAGAACTTCTCGCTTACCCCAGAACTTAGTACAAGCTATGCGGGACTGTTTTGGCTCACATACATATGAACGTATTGATAAGGAAGGTTCTTTCCATACAGATTGGGTTGAATAA
- the pgl gene encoding 6-phosphogluconolactonase → MVSFNVERSIDQDTLAKSASDVISGHIKSVLKFKDRFKIALSGGSTPRKAYKLLSSTDLPWHRVDVFLGDERWVSHDDETSNALMLRQTLLASDSGSKASFHPVPTTEFDSPERSAHEFSNLIRQVFKNDFPCFDLILLGLGEDGHTASLFPGTDSLNVKNTLATVGRGKGQERISLTAEVLSAASKVIFLVSGVSKQIALKRLLDPNESYERTPARLVQPKSEVSLLVDDAAAGLLI, encoded by the coding sequence ATGGTTTCTTTCAATGTAGAAAGGTCAATAGACCAAGACACGTTGGCCAAGTCAGCTTCTGATGTAATCAGTGGTCATATTAAATCTGTTCTAAAGTTCAAGGATCGATTTAAAATTGCTCTTTCAGGAGGTTCAACACCGAGGAAGGCTTATAAGCTGTTGAGTTCAACAGATCTCCCTTGGCATCGTGTCGATGTTTTTTTGGGAGATGAGAGATGGGTCTCGCATGATGATGAGACAAGTAATGCTTTGATGCTACGTCAAACATTGCTAGCGTCTGATAGTGGATCAAAGGCTTCTTTTCATCCAGTCCCTACTACTGAATTTGATTCGCCAGAAAGAAGTGCTCACGAATTCTCTAATCTTATAAGGCAAGTTTTTAAGAATGATTTCCCATGTTTTGATTTGATTCTTCTTGGGCTTGGAGAAGATGGTCACACCGCTTCATTATTCCCAGGAACTGATTCTTTGAATGTTAAAAATACTCTTGCAACTGTTGGTAGAGGTAAAGGTCAAGAGCGAATAAGTCTTACGGCTGAAGTGCTCAGTGCAGCCTCCAAAGTTATTTTTCTAGTAAGTGGGGTTTCAAAACAAATAGCATTAAAGCGTTTGTTAGACCCTAACGAATCATATGAGCGAACTCCTGCAAGGCTGGTGCAACCAAAGTCTGAAGTCTCTTTATTGGTTGATGATGCAGCAGCGGGTTTATTAATATGA
- a CDS encoding CIA30 family protein: MSTENFSITSFDDFKNWNTINDTIMGGSSQAVCKLTPIGLSLEGNLIEENGGFVSCRSPLISPPLDISHYLGLQIDVDGQGRTLKIALLCSDSFSRLTEFISGRVRWVAEVETDNLGTTNVQVPFSAFSPTIRARQLPFPLQFKPHCITQFQLLHSRFGTNGNLNQGFSPGPFRILLRSISAYS, translated from the coding sequence ATGTCTACTGAAAACTTTTCAATTACTAGCTTTGATGATTTTAAAAATTGGAATACAATAAATGACACAATTATGGGTGGCTCTAGTCAGGCCGTATGCAAGCTAACTCCAATTGGACTTTCCTTGGAAGGAAATTTAATTGAGGAGAATGGTGGTTTTGTCAGTTGCCGCTCCCCATTGATCTCGCCACCGTTAGACATTTCACATTATCTAGGTTTGCAAATTGATGTTGATGGACAAGGAAGAACTTTGAAGATAGCTCTCTTATGTTCTGACTCTTTTAGCCGATTAACAGAATTTATTTCAGGGCGCGTTAGATGGGTCGCTGAGGTTGAAACGGATAATTTAGGTACTACTAATGTTCAAGTCCCATTTTCCGCCTTCTCGCCAACAATAAGGGCAAGACAGCTGCCTTTTCCATTGCAATTTAAACCTCATTGTATAACTCAATTTCAACTTCTACATTCAAGGTTTGGTACAAATGGCAACCTGAATCAGGGGTTTTCTCCTGGCCCTTTTCGTATACTCCTTCGTTCTATAAGTGCATACTCCTGA